The DNA window CGTATGTTAACGCACGCCATAAACGCAGACGCACGGCCACCGTCCGTTCCTCTCTGCGCACAAATCTCAAAGCTCCCCACGCCGCTTTCCCCTCACGCTCCTGCCGCCTTCCGCGAATGGATGCGCCGGTGGACTCCTATAAAACGCAAGCTCTCACTCGCCGCAGTCCAAACAGGCAAACGCAGTCGCATCTCCAATTCGGTCCGAATTTTTCCAAATTCCAATTGCTCATCGCGCTTCGAATTCGTTGCCGAGATCCATCCAATCTTTGAGTTAAGACATGCCGTCAGAGTTCGTCGCCGCCAggaagaagccgccgccggagttgttgttcgccgccggtcggaagaagcagcagccgccgccgcctggcatGGCGTTCGTGCCGTcggagttcgccgccgccggcgttggCAGGAAGAGGCAGCCTGCGCCGCCGGTGGAGATACGCCGGGTGTGGGCGCACAACGTggaggaggagttccggatcaTCCGCAACGCGATCGATCACTTCCCGTACGTGTCCATGGACACGGAGTTCCCCGGCGTGATCCACCGCCCGACCAAGCACCCCGCCCTGCTCACCGCCAGCGACCGGTacgacctcctccgccgcaacGTGGACGCGCTCCACCTCATCCAGGTGGGCATCACCCTCGCCGCGTCCCCCACATCGGCGCCCGCGCTCGCCTTCGAGATCAACCTCTCCGACTTCGACCAGCGCGtccaccgccacgccgccgagTCCGTCCAGCTGCTGGCGGAGCACGGCGTGGACCTCGCGGCGCACCGCAGGCACGGCGTCAGGGCGAGCGCGCTGGCGCCGCTGCTCATGTCGTCGGGGCTCGTCTGCTCCCACGGCGCCGTGAAGTGGGTCACCTTCCACTCCGCCTACGACTTCGCCTACCTGGTCAAGCTCCTCATGGGGCGGAAGCTGCCGAGGTCCATGGCCGAGTTCCTGAACCTGGTGCGCGTCTTCTTCGGCGACGAGGTGTACGACGTGAAGCACATGATGCGGCACTGCGGCGGCGAGCTGTACGGCGGGCTggagcgcgtggcggcggcgctgcaggtgaagcgcgcggcggggcggtgCCACCAGGCCGCCTCCGACAGCTTGCTCACCTGGGACGTCTTCCGGCGGATGCGGGAGCTCTACTTCCTCAAGCATGGCGTCGAGGCCTACCAAGGCGTGCTCTTCGGCCTGGAGCTCGACATGGACATGCCCAACAACAAAACATCCTCGCTGCCGCTGGTGGCAGCGAGATGATacgatctcctctcctccgctgTAAAATTTGTTGATTCGTCGTCTGCAAGAAAGGATTTCTTTCGGCAGATGTACAGTAATAataagagggaaaaaaagatggTTTAATTGATTGGTTAAATTCGGTTGATTTTCTCGTGTGGTGGTTTAAACTTTCACTGTTAAAAAATTGGGCGGCTTCCCCTGTTGTTTGTCATGATGAAACGGCTATAGAGAAAAACGCGTCGTATGaacaaaaaggcaaaaaaggCCATGCGCACCGTGTGCAGCGCAGCGAATCGTGTCGCATGTTGGGAGTCAAACGAGCAGCGCGTGTCATTCGGTCAAAGTGCATACTAGTGTACTATGGCCGGCCgggtttagttccaaatttttcaacaagtttttaactttttcattgtattaaaactttcctatataaattttcaacttattcatcacatcgttttaatttcaatcaaattttcaattttagcgtgaccTAAACACATCTATAcatgaagaaggaaaaaaaaaaggctacaGTAGTCCTGAACTTATGATGAATGAAACGGTGAGATTGATTCGTTTTAAGGTCAGACGATGAGTGTGAGTTCAGGGTGCTAGTTCATGCGTGCCATGCTAGTTTCGTTAAGTTAGCCGACCGGTCAATGAGAGAAACAGTCAAACAAATCTGCATTATACTACTAGTTTTATAGTCCATTTTGTTTCGTCGATTACACCGTGGCTACTAGTTTATTCAGGACAGGTGCTTGACAGTTGCACCGGAAATGCAGGGGGTATAAGGTGTTAGATTAATCCTGAAATGAAGGTGAAGGATGAACTGTCAGGATGCACTTATCTCCATTCTTTTGCAGACTTTCTGCATAATTTTCCGCCCCTGTTTAAGAAAATGAAACATCATTCTCAAACATTACTGAAATCCGAATATTAGGCGCATCTATGATTGAATCCCAAACAATGGCGGATCCAAAAAGAAATAGCAGTGAGGTCTGAGCAAACTAGATAGAATTACAATTCTCCTTCCATctacatatggtaaaaaaattaGTGGGGTCTTCGTGGGAGACTATTCATTAGTGGGGTCTTCGTGGGGGGCTCTAATAGTCTTCATGCCAGTAGTGAGGGCTCGAGACCCCGCCACCCcatgctggatccgcccctgattcCAACTGAATTTGTGATCAAGTACATACGGGAAATGatgataaattttgtaaaaaaaaaaaacctcagtGTCGCACTCGCACAGGCGGCTTGggggcaaaaccctagccacccGCGCCGCAACCcccctcaccccccccccccctcgtcaCCTCACTGCCACCGGGAAGGTGGTGGCGGGGAAAGCAACCCCGACGAAGCTACTCCTAGGCATGGGAGACGAGGCGGCATGCGTCGGGTACGGAGACCGGCGGCCGGAGTGGTTTGGCGCAGCGGATCCATCCCGCTGGAGGCTAGATCTGGCCTCCCCGCAGCCAGATCAACAGAGGACGGCCCTGACGGCGGCGGTCCAATAGAGGTGCGGGGCCACGCGAGGAAAGGCGTGCATGATGAGAAGGCGCCGTGTGAGGAAAGCATGGTCATGGATGGCACGACACGGCGGGCGGAGATGGACGGTGTAGGTGATGGCTGCACGACACGGCCGGCAGCAAGGAGGGGACAACGTAGGCGACAACACGGCGGCTGCCGTGACCTACGATCATGAGGCCGGCGTttcagcgacggcggaggccgTCGCGGCATGTGTCCACCAGAGTCCAGGGCTAGCATGGCTGGCAGTGGGGCGCTGGAGCAGTTGAGGTCGAGTTGGCAGAGGTTGTGCAAGTAGCAGGGCTCGGGGGGCGACGGTGGCAAGTGTGGTGGGGAGGTTTGCAGGCGAAACTCTAGCTTGGGACTCCCCAGCAGCAACAGTGACGTCTAAGACGCCATGACCTTCCGGAAGGCGCTGTCTAGGTCATGTTCCTTGCCTTCGTCTCCTTCTCTCTGATTGGTCTCCGACGGCTCTTGGTTGTCTTCATCAAGTTGGGCGAGAGAGGAGTGGATCTCCTTCTCTGTtgctctcttcctccccttaaCCCCTCCACGTGAGAATAACCGAAAGACTTTCAACATTCTACTAGGTTGAGTCAGTGTTAGACGGGGTGTTTGCAACCCCCCTTGTTGGCCTAGTGACGATCGATCACGCTTAGCGGCAGTTGGTTTGGTGCTAGTGTTTTCTCCAGTGTGTGGTGTGAGGAGCTACGAACTCTCGGTGGCGTTGtgtttgttttctttgtttcttttctgaTTATAATCTTTTAgggttataattttataattttttttactatatcaATATGAACTTTATATTATCTGGTGcgagttgtaaaaaaaaattgaaaatgatgACAACAATGAAATCATACACGATGACAAAGTTTGAATGGCAAGGTTTGTGGACTGACCAGGCGCTGAAAGGCTGAACTAGTTTGTTCAAACTTTTCAGAGGATCGATCATCGATGTGCTTGTGTAAAAAGAAGTGAAGTCACCAGATGATCGTACCCTATTTCTGTCTCAGGTGAAAGTCCTTCTTTGCCTCGAGCCAACTAGAGTACTGTAATGAAGAAAAAGGTTCGTCAAGGAGTAGCCCTGTTTTCGTCACATTATGGACATGTCATTTCACATCAATCACACTACCTCGACAAAATCAGAAGAACCTCTTTCGAATTCTGCACCTCTGCTGACATTTTCTTTGCTTCATGTGTAGTGCTATTGAAAGCTCGCAGCAATTGTGAAATTCTTAATTACCGTGCGCATAATGCAGTTGAATAAAAATTTCTGTTCAGAATGTTAATTACTCTAGGCATCACCATACGATTATGGAGTTCTTGCTTAAGGTATCGTTCTGAAATACAATACAGAATGGAGGATAAGGCAAGAGACGAACTTGGAACCTCCAAAAAACAATTGTACTCAACTCTAAAAATGAACTACTTTTTGGAAATACGCAAAAGGATTGCGCACTTTCGTATTAAGAAGAAATGAACTACTTAGTCATTGTTTTTCTCATGCACGAAAACAGTTAGGTGTTTGTTAGGTTGATGACAAGGATATGCTTGCAGAGACGCCTACATTCTCAGAAAAGTATTAAGCTGAAACCATTGTACCAGATGATGATGTCTCATTGTCAAATAAGCAAAGGCTGACCTTATCTGAATGCTAGCATCATGTGGGTTGTTTGTACTACATGTAAGAGACAAACTAACGATGCCCAAGTGCCCAACTCCACAATCTAAAGTTAGTTGGTGCCTGGACCTGCTTTCTGCGTTAGGCTGCATCTCATCACAGTGCAAGCAAAGCAAGCACATGCATTTGTTTATCGCGGACACGCACGAGAATCATAAGAAAATCACCGGCTTTGTTGCGCGATGTCTCCCAACTGATGACCTCATCGAACATTTTCAGTTTCATGGTCACCTTCCTTTTGAATTGTATACAGCtcaaaatgttttattttttttgttgaagttcTCAAAATGCTGTTTTGGGCCACATAACTGAAACAGGCTTCAATTCAGTACTTATTCAGGGCCAAGAACATGCTGATGAATGGGCAATGTGCAAATCTTATcccatttttttatgtttgtggCTAGTGTAGACATTATATTCTCGAACATATTCCTTAGGGACTGTCAAATTTTATTCCATCGGATCAACATTTAATAGCTGAAGCACGCTCATGTCCAAGCACATCTCTGACTAGAAAAGGTTCAGGTTTTACAGTTCTAAAAAAAGCTCAGGCAGCTGATGATTAGCTAAACAATCATTGTTGGTCCAATGGACGGATAGAAGGGATGGATTAAACAATCTAGGATCGTTGATTTGATCCCCTTATCATACCAGTGGAGCATATCTGGAAAATATACAGCCTCATTTGATCAATGGAATGAGAGCTCTATTGCTGAAGATCCTTCCTGGAACTCTGACACGCTACATCCCTTTGAATTTGTGTAAGCCAATTGAGCCCAGCAAGAGAACAAGCCCAGATGCACCCTATGGCTATAAAACAATGAGATAGTGACCATTTGAGATTCAGAATCAACATTTGATGCTCCAATCTTTTATTTTCCTCTCTCCGCCTATCATTGTTCTTGTAGCTGTCTTTGCAGTGGATAGCAGACAAGGAACAGTATATACTGTGGAGGAGGGACATGTTTTTGCATTATTTCATCTGATCATTTGTCTTTCCACCCTTGAAAGTTGTACTAATTTATCTTGCTACCAAACAGTAAGTGTTCATCATTGATCCAGGAAAGAAAGCACAGTACCTAAGGCACCCTCACTGGTCCTTGCCTCTCTGCAGCTGCTACAACCAACCAGGAGATATATGAACAGGCAATGTATTACTGTGTCCAGACCTATTGCCACTTATGATGAGAAACAAAAAACTGCGTTTCTTCATGTTCCATAACAGTGGATCTGTTAGCTAGTAAGAAGCTTATGGCCCTTGCAACAGTACACGTTGTTCTCCTGTATTACCCTGCCTCCAAAATTTACTGCAAACCTGTCAAGCACATTTTTAAAAACTGCTGTACATTTCTATCAACTTCCTAGTTCTGAATCAAGGTCATCTCGTTTGTATTGGAGTTTCAAAAGGAAGGAACAAAACTTCCTTTGCTTCTCGATTCTCTGTAAATGAGCTTGAATTGCAGTTAGCCTGAAAGTGTGAGGTGGAGAAACAAGAACCCATCAACGTGAAGCATGTGTTTGAGGCGATGACAAGACACTTATCCTGTCCATTGCAGCTGGTGTTGATTCCGCGATGGAAAGCTGCTGCAAAGCATCTGGGGATGTGTTTTTGGGTAATCTAACTGCCAGTAATACTATTTGCAAACAGTCCAtactgcatgcatatgcaggCTTTCAGCCACAGGCATCTTCTCTGCAGCGTACTACAGTGTGCAAGTAGGCAATGGCATCAACCAGCTTTAACACTGACTCACTGGTACTACGAACCAACACACACAATGCTACTCAGCAACAAAAGCCAGTAGCTTCAGCTAATCGCAGCACAACACCTCAGTAATTTTTGCTGCAAGAAACAGTCGTTTCTGTGTCTTTGGGAAGCAGCTGCATGCCTTGATAGTTGTTGCTCAACTTAACATAATGCTAAAACTGAAAGCAGAGAGGAGCATGCATGGAGTTCCTGGTGGTACATCAGTCGACACGTCGCATTCAGCGGTGAAACGCCATGATTTCTCTTTTGTCACTAACTGCATGTTTGCTAAGCAAATTTATGCCATTCAGACATCAATTTATgccagctttttttttctttggtgtTAGAACGAGATCCTAGATAAGATCTTGTTGCTTGTCTACGGCATGAAGCAATCAACAGCAATTTCTCTGTCTCTCTGAATGTTGTATATGCTGCAACTTGTAACTGACTGGCTGGTACATATACATGAAGCCATGTTTAAATTGGTCACAGAAATGTTTGGAAATACTATAATCTCGTATACCAAACGTGATCCTAGAAGATCTCATTTCTTTAGGAATACTTCATACTAGTTCATAACAGCCACCTACTTAGTAGATACTACTAGAGAGTACCATTAATGTATCACAAGTTTCTTGGTTCAGTTAGAATGATGCCTTCGCTTTGCTTGTTTTCTCTTTCATGCCATATCTGAATATGCAGACATCGATGATCAATGAGATATAGTACTATGAGAATCGCAGATGTAGAAGAGAAAGAAATATAGAGAGGTGGAACTATAATAAATTCGGTCTCGTGGTTAGGCAAGCTTGCATAAATAATCTTAAATTAATTTTGGGGTCTAATcctttgaataaaaaaaatacatgcagaAAAGAGTAGTAAAACACTGCACAATGGCAAGTTGGCAGTACACAAAAGGAAGTTTACGACAAGAGGTCGCGACCATAGATACAAAATCAGGACGGGAACATCAGAGAAACGCATTTAGTATTTCTGATATCATGTCTTTGCCTTTATGTACTGCCATTTCTGTTCATTAAACTTCATGAGAAGACATAGGTTTCAGACGACTCTATTCATCCGTCATTACCTCTGAACTCAA is part of the Oryza glaberrima chromosome 4, OglaRS2, whole genome shotgun sequence genome and encodes:
- the LOC127769865 gene encoding probable CCR4-associated factor 1 homolog 11; translation: MPSEFVAARKKPPPELLFAAGRKKQQPPPPGMAFVPSEFAAAGVGRKRQPAPPVEIRRVWAHNVEEEFRIIRNAIDHFPYVSMDTEFPGVIHRPTKHPALLTASDRYDLLRRNVDALHLIQVGITLAASPTSAPALAFEINLSDFDQRVHRHAAESVQLLAEHGVDLAAHRRHGVRASALAPLLMSSGLVCSHGAVKWVTFHSAYDFAYLVKLLMGRKLPRSMAEFLNLVRVFFGDEVYDVKHMMRHCGGELYGGLERVAAALQVKRAAGRCHQAASDSLLTWDVFRRMRELYFLKHGVEAYQGVLFGLELDMDMPNNKTSSLPLVAAR